The Gossypium arboreum isolate Shixiya-1 chromosome 4, ASM2569848v2, whole genome shotgun sequence DNA segment caaatgTATTGGAAAATTTCGGACAAAACTTGAGAAAATTGAAAGAGTTGAGATAATTGAGAATTTAGAGAGAATAGAGAGAGTTGGATTTGACCAATTGACCAAAAAAATTATCGAAATGGGTCGCTTTTTTAAAATATGATGGGAATGGTCCAATTTTACTAAAACGCGCTGAGCTGGCATTGTTTTCAGGGAAAAGTCAAAAACGCGCATCCAACTCAGCACTTTTTCCCTTTGACTTGTAAAGTGCGTCCAAGTTAGTGCGTTTTATTAAAGCGCTTCCTGGTCAGCACTCTTTTGCCCATGTTCCAACAACTAAGTTTCCAAAAAAAcatcattttgtttaaaaaaaaataaaaaaataggccaatttttaaaaaatttacaagAATGGGCTTTCTATATAAACCCAAAGTGGcagcacttttttttttaaatcttttgGTGCCACCAATTAATGTGAAAATTAAACTTACAAAATAGGCATGCATATAAGCCCAAAGTCTCATTTTCTTGTTTTCTTAAGCAATGTGGGATAtaagatatgtgtatatatagactcATGAATAGATTTGCAACTTGTTCCTAGACAATGTGGGATTCCTTTCTGTTTTAActaacaacaaaatattaaaggctacactatattttataatttttttacaaaacaatttctattttttatattttgttaactTTTCTCATATTATAAAATTACCTTTTGAGATCTTTAATCTTGTTGCATTTTAGAATTGTTAGCATATACAAAACgaccataataaaaataaaaagaagaaaaacaaattaTACATATGAAACTTGTACATGCAATAATTTTCTTCAATTTTAAATGTTTGAAGTTAATATCCATGCAATtctatttttaacataattttctattatttcaatttagaagttatacttttaatttttaatttttattttattttatgttatgaatgtttgattaataaataaatggtgAGTATTTGGTACTCGAGATAGTAtacttttttgtaattttaaaaattgatatctttttttaaaatatttttaaaatattttactacactcattaatttttttaatcctaattttaatttaattttcagtaCCTAATgaatattgataaatttatttcagATGTATTTTGACTAGATAGATAATGCTTTAAAATAGCatataattatgttaaataagttttttatagaaatatataatatacataaaatataataattattttcatatttttatttctagaTTAAATTACACTAATGGTCACTTAATTATGATTTTTGGCTATCGAATTATAAAACTTACAAAATAATCACTCAactattataatttttttgtcaCCCAATTATCTTGAATTTTGAGGTATgtaacaaaaaaagaagaagacaaATTTGAATAGTTGAATgacaattttgtaacttttcataaatagataattcaaaaaatataattaaatgattattttataacattttataaTTAAGTGATAAAAAATTACCTTAAATACATAGGAATAACAACTTCataatcaatttttattttacatatgTATAAAATTCTTTATATGTAAATGATTTTTGTTTCAATATAACTTTCATTCGTTTGAAAAGAAAACAAATGTATATGAATCAATTCATTAATAATTTCATACCTACACATTATATTGATTGTTTGCATTAATTTTAGTGTTCAAAgtgaataaatttatataaagttTTAGTGAATATCTAATAATATTAGTATTGAAGTATATAAAATGAAATTGCTTTTAAAAAACAAATACAATAAAACAAGCCTGCATTAATGATAAATACTATATAATCTTCCACACATTCCCCAAACACCTTTAATTCAAACTCATTTGGTCATCTTCAAACAAGAAGAGACCAAATcccacatcattttatattttataattttgttacttatagagtttaaaatttttatttataatgtaataaATGTTaacattttgtaaaaattttaaattctataagtaaaaaaaattataaaatataatataacatttaatctTATGTTGTTAGTTAAAAGAGGAAGGAATCCCATAAttctatatatacacatatctcgTATCCCACATTGCTTAAGAAAATAAAGGAAATGAAACTTTAGGTCTATATAAAGGCTtgttttgtaagttttatttccACATTAATTGGtggaaaaaaatttataaaaaaaaaagttgctACCATTTTGGTTCTATACAAAGGCCATtcttgtaaatttaaaaaaaaattggcctATTTTGTAATTTGTTTTAAAATGGCCTTTTTTGGAAATTTAGTCTTTGGAATACAAGCAAAAGAGTGTTGATTTGGAAGCGCTTTACTAAAAAGCTTTGACTTGAATGTGTGTCACAGGTTAGAGAGGAAAAAAGTGTTGAGCTGGATGTGCTTTTTTGACTTTCCCTTGAAAACGACATTAGCTCAGTACGTTTTAGTAAAATTGGATAAttcctttatttttaaaaaaatttgaccCATTTCCGTAATTTTTTTAGGAAATGGGCCTTTTCTGGTCAATTGGTCGTTGGATTTGAGTTATAAGAATGAAAAATGACCTAGTATTTatagcaaaataaaataattgttgggctcttttaaaattttaccGTTGCCTTGTTTGAATTTTGACTATTAAAAAAATCACTGTTGGAGGAAAGCGCATATAACTCGACACGTTTTTTGTAAAATCAACTTATTtctctaaattttgaaaaaaaattattttgatcaattaaaaaaaACTACATAATTCTATAATTTAACCTTATATTTGAATCAATATTTAGTGATCTTGATTCCTAAATCCAAATTTAGGaaacgaaaaaaaaaattataaatacctGATCCGAGTCCACCTATTATTAGTATTACCTCTGATTTTGTGAAGTAAAATCCAGTAATCATGAGATTCGAATATTAATAGCCAGAGGTTTTTTTTCTATCTtaatattacaaaatttaaataaaagacGGAAGAGAAAAAGAAGTGTAGACAGGAAGCTCCTGAGCCAAGTTGCCCTCCACTAAGTATACTAACATGAATACATGATGGAAAGCACGTGCTTCAAGCTGTTTAATATTATAGACAACCAATCTTCtcattctcttttccttttttaaacaacatatttgtacatatatttaGGTGGGTCAGTGGAGTAGTAAATCTTAccaatttaactcatttatatatataaggtCTTTAATTAATCAATCTCGGGTTAGCATAATAAGTAGCATCGAATGAAATACCAATTCTTTTAGTTATTTTTGTTAGTACGTGTTATTGTTGTATTTAAGAAAAAACAATAGTTATCacattatttttagttatttataCATTTTTTAATATTGAAATATACGCATTTGATACTTCTATTTAAATTGACGAgaaattatgaataattttaagtattataaaaaatatttaaatttttttacttaGTGATTATAAGCTCTTATAGTCatttctttttaagttttaaataggagcaaaaagaaaaaaatgtaaaCTTCAacctaaaaagaaaagaattttttttgtctaaattcaatctcatttttcaaaagtttatCAATaccaattaatataatataaaaaaatcaacaaatgaacaattaattcaataaattaACTCCACTCAAATTAACtaacaaaattaaatataaattaaaatcacacatataataaaatttgaacATAAATCTCCCATGTTTTTGTACTTCATCCTTGTGGTTAAAATTGTTTGGTATCAACATTTTGATATTTAAATACTTTCATATACGGATAATATCGCTAATATTTCCCCGTATTTCAAATTGTGGCTCGGCTGATGGGTTCGGCTTCTCCTCCCACCATTGACCAAAAGTCAAATCAACAAAACCTCTAATTTCCAATCATAATAAGACACGTAAGTTTTCAATAATTTGACCATACAACATCTCATATTCTTCTCTTTTTATGTAAAGTCACAGTCTGTATATGATCAGAGTGAAAATACTTAAATTTCTTTTCTTCCTAGTGCTTCGAGAAGCCATCAAAAGAAAGTTCTCTCTTATCTTTTTCTAGGGTTTGCTTCTGAATCTGAAAACTCCAACTTTCCCTCTTGTTTTCTTGTCTTCCAAACACTCCTTGGTACGACTAACACAAGCGATGAACCTAAAGTTAACGGTAAGTtcgtgaaaaaaaaattaaaaagaaaagaacaatgAAATTTTCTCCTTGTCAACTGATTTTCCTTCTTTTCCAAtgcaataaaagaaataaaatctaTTGTTCTTATCCCTCAATTTCCTACAATTTTAGTTTTTTCTGTTTTCTGAAATCTGAACAGTAAACCGACAACGTTTAACTCAAATCTGTCTTTTTCATAGGTTTAGTTTATTCTGTAGTTTTActttactctctttttttttcatcccCCGAAAGATATGCTAATAAGATCTAAGCATACTACCACTcgtagaaaataaaagaaaaagtggCAATTTTGGAGAAAAAAGTTTGATTTTGTTTTCATTTATTTGACGATTAATAATGGGTTTAATCTTCACTCATTGTCTTGTTTATAGATTTGTAAGATCTGAGAAgcaaaattaagcaattaaaaggAAGGGGCGGAATTGATTTAAAGAAAAAATATGATGTCAATGCAAAACTTGGGCGAGATTGACATGGAAAATTTACTCCCAGGCAAAATCAGGAAACGAGGGTGTTCATCTTCAGCTTCGTCGTCATCATCAATTATGCAAAACTACAGATTCAAGAGGGCGATTCTAGTGGGCAGCAAAAGGGGTGGATCCAGTACCCCCGTGCCTACATGGAAGCTGATGATGAGATCGCCTTCAATGGCGTCAATGCTACGAGCTATGGAGTCTCCTAGGTATGCAGGATCACAAAGTGGGAGTAAATTGAAGgggcagcagcagcagcagcaacaaCAGCAGCCGGTTTCGGCCAGGAAGCTGGCTGCGACGCTGTGGGAAATGAATGAGATACCGTCGCCTAGAAGAAAGGAAGGAAATGTGGAGAGGAGGAAAATGAAAGAAGGGAGAGAAAAGGGAGCAGCTGCTAGGTCGGTTCATTCGGGTTCTTTGCCTCCTCACTTGTCTGATCCTTCTCACAGCCCTGTTTCTGAGGTCGGTTGTTTTTTCCCTttcccttttaatttctttttagaaaaaaataaatatattttaaaaaattgcaTGTTATTTGTCTTCACCATGGGAAtggaaattttaggaaaaaagGGTCATTATCAGGAAAGTGATCGCTCTCAagggattttttatttttttggaataTTATGGTTCTTTtgttcttttatttgttttcaaGGAATGAGCAAATAGTTGGGGTAGGTTTGGTTTATAATGTGTATTCAAGATTTGACCAGTTGATAACTAATCTATTGAATTTTGTGACTTTTGAGTCTGAGTGCTGTGTTTGTAGTTTTTGCTTTTAGCTTTTAAAGACTCCTGAATTATCACTTGGATCTCCTTCTTAAAGAAGCACGTAAGATTCTGCTTTTGATGAAAGTACATTTTGATCAGAAAGCTGTAATACTAAAAGTGTTTTAGGATGTAAACCCATCCTCATCAAAACACCAAGTTTCTATGAAATATTGTAGGGTTAATTGCAGTGCTGCATCAAACCAGGCTTAAATTTCACTTTTAAATGATACATTTCTCAATAAGAAAATGGTGCTTAGCACTTCAGCAGAAGTTTGTGATTTAAGGATTTAGACTTACTGGTTTTTTGCCTAGTTGACAAATGTGCTCAAATTTAGTAGCTTGATGATTTTATCTCTTAGAATGCCAAGTACTCAAATTTAGTAGCTTGATGTTTTCCACTCCAAATATCACTCGTCTGTAATTGATACTGTTTCCGACTGCTAAGCCTCAAATACATGCTGCCAAAATCTACTGCTATTCCTTTTTCAGTGTAATGATAACCTAACCTATTGATTTTGCACAGTATATCTTTTTGCTTGGATAAATGATTTTGGTGTTATATTGATTCCTCTTCAGAGAATGGATCGATCTGGAACTGGTAGTCGCCAGAGAAGAGCGTCATCTGTTTCCCACAGGCTTAGGCATACTGACAATAATGTTGGAGTGTTGGATTCAGTTAGCAATGCCAGTTTAATGGAGGTATTCCTCTTGGATTTTGGAAAGGATGCAATTGCTTtctttctcaccatttcatatatAGTTTTTAAGTACAGAATACAAGGTAGAAGAGAaactattctattttattttgaatatttttatgaatgtttatgtatttTAATCTTCTTTAGCTCGCCATCATTTCAGAGTTTGCTAAGGTGTAGGGTAGTTGAGATTATGGTGAGTGCAAAGGAGATTAACGATCTTTATTTGGTAATGCAGATTGAAACTAGATCTCATGCCCAGACTCCCAAGGGATCAACTGTTGGTGTTAAGACTCGTTTGAAGGATGTCAGTAATGCCTTGACAACATCTAAAGAACTATTAAAAATTATCAACCGCATGTGGGGTCATGAAGATCGTCCCTCGTCAAGTATGTCCCTTATTTCAGCTTTACATGCTGAGTTAGAGAGAGCTCGTCTTCAAGTCAATCAGCTTATCCAAGAGCAGCGCTCTGACCAGCATGATATCAACTATTTAATGAAGTGTTTTGCTGAAGAAAAGGCAGCATGGAAAAACAAGGAGCAGAAAGTTGTCGAGGCTGCTATTGAGTCTATTGCAGGTGAACTTGAGGTGGAGAGAAAGTTGAGGAGACGTTTTGAAAGCTTAAACAAGAAGCTTGGGAAAGAACTAGCTGAGACTAAGACATCTCTTTTGAAATCAGTGAAAGAACTTGAGAGCGAAAAAAGGGCCAGGGTTGTAATTGAGCAAGTATGTGATGAACTAGCCAGGGATATCAGTGAAGATAAAGCTGAAAGGGAAGAGCTAAAGAGAGAGTCTGCCAAGGTTCTTCAAGAGGTTGAAAAGGAAAGGGAGATGTTGCAGTTAGCCGATGTGGTGCGTGAACAGAGAGTTCAGATGAAGCTCTCTGAAGCTAAATATCATCTTGAGGAGAAGAATGCAGCTGTCGACAAACTGCGGAACCAACTCGAAAATTTTCTAGGTACAAAAAGAGAGAACGAAAAAGGGCGCTGTTCTCTAAATGAACCTAACAGTGAGGAGATTGCTGCCTATTTAAACAGAGTCCATTTTGGTTCCCATCCTAGTGAGGAAAATGACGAGGATGGAGAAGTTGAAGATGCAATTGAATGTGAAGAAGACTCGGCTGAAAGTGATCTCCTAGAATTAAATATGGACAACAACAGCAGCAGCAACAACAAAAACTACAAGTTGGTGTATGCTTTTGCTGCTCGTGATTCAAGAGAACCTCAAATAAATGAAGACATCACAGGTAGAAAATCTGCCTCTAGCAAATTACCAAGGAGGAGTACTTCTCTACAGAGGAGCATATCGGACGGAATTGACTGGGGCATGCAGAAGGACAGGCATCAAGATTCTGTTGATAATGATTTAGAGTGGAATAGATTTACTGAATTGGAGAAGCAAGTAGAAACAAAAGGTTATGGAGATGAAATGCATGGATATAAAGCTGTAAAGGGTCTTAGGGAACACCTTTTATCTGGTACAAGGGCTGGTAGGGTTTATGCTAGTCCAACATGTTCTTCAAGAGATATCAACAATGTAGCTCAAGAGAGGCCACCTTTGGTGCCTGGTAGTGTTCCGAAGTCGAGGCTGGCAGAATCCAGGAGTGAAGCCAATAATGCTAGGAAATCAAGATGGTGAAATACAATTTTGTTGAGTATATGCTTTGTTCACTATTATCTAGTTCCCTTCTGACCTTGAAAAAGTGAACTCTGGGCAAGGGGAAGTAGTTCCAGATCGAGCTTGTTAGATTTGACAGCAAGAAGATTCAGGATTTGGATAGAAACGAGTTTCTTTTTTTCGTTGGTTACTGCTTTGTGTGATGATTCCTCTAGAGGTGCTCAAATTGCAATGATCGCTACTCAACATGTTATGTACCAGTAATTGGACCATTGATATGATCCAGCATCTTTTGTAgagcccttttttttttttttgttcctttttaCTTAAAAGGAATCTATGCTAATTGAACCAGTTTTATCCTGTGCAAAGTCTTGCGGTATAATTGAAATGTAAAAAAAATGCTTTAAGTGTTCAAAATCTTCTTCTATACCGCctttgtcattttaagtaattgaaTAATTTGGCAATGGCGACCAGGGATCTCTGTATGAATTTACAGACCTTTTAGCGAGTTATGcagaaaaaaataaaaggtaAAAGAGATTCTGTTGGGATCAATACTTAGGATCAATAGAGGAAGTCTCGTTGGCACACACATTTTTGACACTCACAAATTGAGAGGAAAACAGATATGGCAATAAAAGATATTAGAGTTGTATGAtttaaatttatgttaaaataaaatacaagtggtAGGATAAGAATATCTGCGAGAGAAAAGATGAGGGCTGAAGGCCGCAGCCAATCACAGATCCCAAAAAACCAAAATATTGGATTGGGGTCGCAACCAGAGGTGCAGGGGTCGAAAGCCCCTGCAATAAGGTACAAGCTATACAAGTGAAATCCATTCAGAAGTTTACTTCTtctatttgatatttgattagaataaggtgttttaacTTTACTACATTACTTCTAATAGACATGGTCTTTACTCTGCCCTTGGTTTTCCTGTGTGTTCTATTTTGcctctttctttacaatttattgTCATTATCGACTTTCAATTTTTACAAAAGGATTGAATGGATAGGTCTCATTTCAATGACCATTGACGGCATTAATGGCTACCACTTTATATTTCAGTAAATAAAACTTCATTCCATTCATTTATCGAACTATACAAAAAGCCGTCTCTATACATTGGGGCATACAGAATGTTGATAACTTACCTTGGTGTTTTGTAACAAGGGAGGCTGACAATGAACCATCCACTGCATTTTTCAG contains these protein-coding regions:
- the LOC108457650 gene encoding uncharacterized protein At5g41620, translated to MMSMQNLGEIDMENLLPGKIRKRGCSSSASSSSSIMQNYRFKRAILVGSKRGGSSTPVPTWKLMMRSPSMASMLRAMESPRYAGSQSGSKLKGQQQQQQQQQPVSARKLAATLWEMNEIPSPRRKEGNVERRKMKEGREKGAAARSVHSGSLPPHLSDPSHSPVSERMDRSGTGSRQRRASSVSHRLRHTDNNVGVLDSVSNASLMEIETRSHAQTPKGSTVGVKTRLKDVSNALTTSKELLKIINRMWGHEDRPSSSMSLISALHAELERARLQVNQLIQEQRSDQHDINYLMKCFAEEKAAWKNKEQKVVEAAIESIAGELEVERKLRRRFESLNKKLGKELAETKTSLLKSVKELESEKRARVVIEQVCDELARDISEDKAEREELKRESAKVLQEVEKEREMLQLADVVREQRVQMKLSEAKYHLEEKNAAVDKLRNQLENFLGTKRENEKGRCSLNEPNSEEIAAYLNRVHFGSHPSEENDEDGEVEDAIECEEDSAESDLLELNMDNNSSSNNKNYKLVYAFAARDSREPQINEDITGRKSASSKLPRRSTSLQRSISDGIDWGMQKDRHQDSVDNDLEWNRFTELEKQVETKGYGDEMHGYKAVKGLREHLLSGTRAGRVYASPTCSSRDINNVAQERPPLVPGSVPKSRLAESRSEANNARKSRW